The uncultured Methanoregula sp. genomic sequence TTTTTGCTTTCTTTCATTCACTCTCACAACTATCACCAGGTTATAAATTTATTGCAAAATAACGACTATCTGGTTCACAGGGTAGCATATTCTTTTTGATTCTTATTTAAGATTTTGGACCTGTTCAATAAACCGGCTGATATCCTTTGCATTGCCATGAACAATGACAAGATCATGCTCTTCAAATTTTTCATCTCCCGGCGGATTGGTAAGAACGTTATTTTTCCTTCGTATGGCAAGAATCGTGATATGGTAATCCTGGCGGATAGCGGATTCGGAGAGGGTTTTTTCGATAAAGTGCGATCCCTCCGGCAGTCGCACCGATGCAATGGTAATTTCCGGGTTATTGATTTTCATCTCCTCATACGACAGGTCCGGGATAGGAAAATCCCTCAGCATAACGTAGGCATTTTTCCGGATCTCTTCAATGAAAGTCTCGATCTCCTTTTTCGGGATAAGGTACCGGGTCAGGATCCGGGTAAACAGTTCAATGGATGTCTCGAACTGTTCTGAGACAACTTCGTCTGCCCCCAGTTTGTACAGCTCGTTCACGTCCCCGAGATACCGGGTCCGGGCAATGATATGGATACCGGGATTCATGAGCCGGGCATGCTTCACAATAAGGCCGATTGCTACCGGGTCGGAGATCACGATGAGGATGATCCGGGCAGATGCAATATGGGCATGCTTGAGCACATCTTCATCAGTGGCATCCCCGAAAAATATCGGCTCTCCTTTCTCCTTCTCCGCTTTGACCGTCTCGGCATTCATCTCGATGATGGTATACGGGATTGCGGACAACCGGGCGGTTTTGGCAACATTCTGGCCGTTCAGCCCGTAGCCAACGATAATGATATGGTCCGTGAGCTCGTGGGGCTTGTCCGGGCGGATGGCTTCCTCCGGTTCCGGCAATTGTCGTTTCAGGACTTTTTTGTCTGACAGGGTGTCGATAATACGGGGGGCTGCACTTATCATGAATGGCGTGCAGGCCATGGTTATCAAAGAGACGCTCAGGAACAACTGGTAGGTCTCATCCGAGATAAGAGAGTACTGGAGGCCGGTCTGGGAAAGGACAAACGAGAATTCCCCGATCTGGGCCATGGCAAAACCGATCAGGAGAACCGTCCGGACGGGAAGACCCAGGACCAGGGCAGAGATGCTTCCCGTACCAAATTTTATGATGATGATACCGAGGACAATGATGATGATTACAATCGTATTGCTGATAAAAAAATGAACATTGAGAAGCATCCCGATAGAGATGAAGAAGAAACTGGTAAATACATCCCGGAACGGGATGATATCTGATAATGCTTCCAGGTTGAATTCCGATTCAGCTATGATGAGGCCGGCAAAAAAAGCACCCAGTGCCAGCGAGAGGCCGGCATTCGATGTCAGGTACGCGATGGCAACGCAGATGCCGAGAATGCAGAACAAAAACAACTCTTTACTGCGGAATTTGGCTGCTTCAAAGAGGATCCTCGGGACAATCCACCGGGCCGAGATAAAGACAACCACGATGAACAGGCAGCCCTGCAGGAGAAGAACCGGGAGGGAATTTGCCGGTCCGCTCCCGGTCCCGGATAATACCGGGATGAGGAGCATCATCGGGATCGTTACCAGGTCCTGGAAGATGAGGATGGCGAGCGTATTTTTACCATAGGGGCTGTCGATCTCTCCCCGCTGCTGGAGGAGTTTTATCACGATAGCCGTACTTGACAGCGAGATTAAAAAACCGATAAAAACTGCCTCGCCGAAACTGCGCCCGAGGAATGTCAGGAGAATATACACCGCAGCAATGGTTGTGAGGACCTGTACAAGGCCGCCGATTATTACGGCTTTTTTTACCCGGATAAGGTTCTTGAAGGAAAATTCAAGGCCGATGGTGAAGAGTAACAATGCCACCCCGATCTCGGCAAATGTATTCACCTGGTCAACGTCGGTTATGAATGCCAGGCCGAATGGTCCGGCAACTACGCCGGTGATGAGAAAGCCGACCATGGTGGGGACACGAAGATACGAGCAGACAAAGAGGACAAGGATCGATAATACGAATATTATCAGGAGATTGACGAGAAAATACGTGTCCATGTGAATATCCTTCAATTCATTTTATTCATTAAAAGAGTATTGTTCAATCTCCTTAAATTACTCTTCAGCAAGACGCATCAGCGGATAATAAGATGCAGGAAAAACATTCCTGTATGAGTTTCACGCATATGGCAGGACCGGGAGTTTTTTATTTGAAGTTACGGTTCTCCCGCGGGGATGCCACGCCGGGCGCGGTGGTCATCGAAACGGGACCGGGAGTTTTTTAGTTCCCGTCATCATATCTCCAGACCGGATGTGATGCAGGGAAAACCCCGGTTCCGGTTCACGTTTGTATAACGATTACCGGACCCATCGGGGGGATATTCTTCACGGTCAGGTGTTTTTCCTTCGCATACTGCATAAACAGGGTCTCAGCAAGTGACGGGTCCCGGTATTCATGCATTCCTGAAAATTCAACACAGTGCTTTAATGAAACCGACTGGCTGATCAAGAGTTTTTGTTCGATCTCAGGGTACAGGATCTCCCGGAGTTTCAGCAGTTTCTCGTCGGTTGTTTCCAGGTCGCAGATCCGTCCCAATTCAATGGATTTTGGATCAGATTCATTGAAGAATTGTTTCTGGTTGTGTAAATCCAGAAACAGACCGATACACCGGATGAGATAAAATTGTTCAGCATCCTGTTGTCTGACCCGGGAATCCCGATATTCTCAAACCCGGTTGGTGAGGCAATGCAGAAGAACGCGTGGGGGTAATTTTTACAAGACTCAATAACCGCGGGATCCAGGTATGCAGGAATTTCCTTGAGTTCAAGGGGTTTGCTGTCGAACCCGTGTTCCCGGTAACGCTCAGCATGGGATACACAGATTGCGTAAAATATTACTGATTTTTTCCTCCACACCAGGCTTTTTTCCGTGAAAACTGCCATGAGATACTGGTTCTTTGGCAGGTTATCCGCGGGCCGGGCTCTCCGTTCATTTACCGGTTCCGTCTTTTGTGACAGGTTGCCGGCATTATCCCCTTTTTCTATCTTATCGACAATAAATGACTGGCCGGATAAGGTGATGCAGTTCCTGCCGGATTTCAGGTTATGCTCAATCCGGCTGATAAAGTCAAATTCCCGCTGCCGGGCCAGGGACGCAGTTACAATAAACTCTCCGCCCCGGGATCCAAAGGCTGTCTCGAACTTTTCATCATACAGATCTCCCTGTTTTTTCAGGTATTGCCGGACAGGAGACCGGATCTCGTCATGGCCGAGCAGATGGCTCGTCAATTCTCTCAACAGCGTATAGCCGGTAAAAAAAGATGCCGTGGACTTGTCCCCAAAGATTAATTTCTGCCGCAGCTCCGTGGCAGAGAAATTATCCAGCATCACAAATTTTTTCAGCAACTCGCATACTTCAAGTTCTGCGTCAGAAAAAGATGCACTGGCCCCTTGTAAATCCTGCCCGTTTTTTTTGGCACAATACGATATTACCAGTAACGCCATCTGGAACCGGGCGTGCATCTCCTGGTCTACGCTGGTCTTGAAAAAACCGCACCGGCCATCTTTGTAATTTTTGTAATCTTCTTCAACCTGCCGGGATAATTCATCGATATGTTCACGGGATTCACCGTTGCTTAAGAACGATGGCGTGAGCACCGGTACAGAGGATTTCAGTAATTTATTCAGGCAGACCCAGTCTTCTTTTTCGGTCATAGAAATCTTCGGATATCAACACCTGCTATGGGTGGATGGTTTTGAATATTTTCCCTTCCCTGACAACAGAGATCTTCCCGCCGCTCTGGGATACAATTATTCCTATTGACCGGGTTGCCTGGGTAATGGCTGCAATAGAAGAATGGCGGGTCCCGTGTCCCTGGGGGATCGTTACATTGCTCGTATCAATCGTGATATACCGGGCTGCGGCTTCTACAATCCCGTCTCCCCGGACCACAAAGGCTCCATCCAGTTGTGCAAGTTCCTTGATGCACTCTTTCATTTCGGGGTTGGTTATACACCGGTCTTCTTCCTTATGTCCTTGGAACGGGTTCAGGATCAGTTGCCGGGAATGCCGGAGCACGGCATCGGTATCGCCAATGAGAAATGCCGTGCCAACTGCTTTTCCCTCTCTTCCTTCCTTCGCAATCTCTGAGGCGATATGAAAGACCGAATCCAGCACAAATATCCGGATGTCGGTATTATCGGTGAGAATCTGCTGCCAGAACTCTTCATTGATCTCATTATCCACAGGAGTTACTTTCTTCTCTACTTCAGGCCTGGGGGGAGCAGGACTGATCGATTTATTCAGGATCTGCTCTTTTAAAGAGGCCACGATTGCTGTCCATTCTTTTGCTTTTGCCGGAAAGGACTGCGGGTGATGGGGGAACCGGTCAGAGAGGTTCCGGTATATGAAAAGACATTTTTGTGCATGCAGAAGGGCAGTCTCAGGATCTCCTTTTGCAAGGGCAATCCGGTACTCCGCTGAGAACCCTTCAGCAGCCTGGATAAGGGTGGATGAGATGTCAATCTTCATGGACGTCACAGGAATGTTATCGGGTCCGGGGGGAGAAGTCAGAGTCCGAACTCATTGTTCCATTTTCTGAACCGCTCGAGATCCTTTTCGGTCATGGGGGATTTTACCCGTTCAAATGCGGTCTCGAAATATTCCATTATCATGGGTCCTATGGATAATGTCTGTTTTTTCAACTCTTCGAAAGGAAGTTCGGATTTCTTGTACAGGTCCGGGTTATGAACCCGGATCATGCTCCGGAGCGCTTCCTGGCAGAGGAACTGGATATCCCTTCCGGAATAATTTTTCCGTGTACAGATTTCCGAGACCTTACCCAGGTTGAGCGAGGTTATGTCCAGTCCTTTGAGCTGGATCTTTATGATCTCCTCGCAGGATCTTGAATCCGGGAGCGGGATGTAGATGCGCAGGGGGAACCGTGACAGGATGGCTTCATCAAGATCCCAGGGCGTGTTTGTTGCCGCAAGCGTCAGGAGCAGTTCGTCACTTTTCTTGTCCTGGAACCCGTCGAG encodes the following:
- a CDS encoding cation:proton antiporter; translation: MDTYFLVNLLIIFVLSILVLFVCSYLRVPTMVGFLITGVVAGPFGLAFITDVDQVNTFAEIGVALLLFTIGLEFSFKNLIRVKKAVIIGGLVQVLTTIAAVYILLTFLGRSFGEAVFIGFLISLSSTAIVIKLLQQRGEIDSPYGKNTLAILIFQDLVTIPMMLLIPVLSGTGSGPANSLPVLLLQGCLFIVVVFISARWIVPRILFEAAKFRSKELFLFCILGICVAIAYLTSNAGLSLALGAFFAGLIIAESEFNLEALSDIIPFRDVFTSFFFISIGMLLNVHFFISNTIVIIIIVLGIIIIKFGTGSISALVLGLPVRTVLLIGFAMAQIGEFSFVLSQTGLQYSLISDETYQLFLSVSLITMACTPFMISAAPRIIDTLSDKKVLKRQLPEPEEAIRPDKPHELTDHIIIVGYGLNGQNVAKTARLSAIPYTIIEMNAETVKAEKEKGEPIFFGDATDEDVLKHAHIASARIILIVISDPVAIGLIVKHARLMNPGIHIIARTRYLGDVNELYKLGADEVVSEQFETSIELFTRILTRYLIPKKEIETFIEEIRKNAYVMLRDFPIPDLSYEEMKINNPEITIASVRLPEGSHFIEKTLSESAIRQDYHITILAIRRKNNVLTNPPGDEKFEEHDLVIVHGNAKDISRFIEQVQNLK
- a CDS encoding diadenylate cyclase; the encoded protein is MKIDISSTLIQAAEGFSAEYRIALAKGDPETALLHAQKCLFIYRNLSDRFPHHPQSFPAKAKEWTAIVASLKEQILNKSISPAPPRPEVEKKVTPVDNEINEEFWQQILTDNTDIRIFVLDSVFHIASEIAKEGREGKAVGTAFLIGDTDAVLRHSRQLILNPFQGHKEEDRCITNPEMKECIKELAQLDGAFVVRGDGIVEAAARYITIDTSNVTIPQGHGTRHSSIAAITQATRSIGIIVSQSGGKISVVREGKIFKTIHP